The Malassezia japonica chromosome 8, complete sequence genome includes a window with the following:
- the EFG1 gene encoding 18S rRNA maturation protein (BUSCO:EOG09264UKL; COG:A; EggNog:ENOG503P6NT), whose amino-acid sequence MAFQQRGRGGGRGRGRGARPRVAPRDVENAVPGVNKIKGAIRQTKRLLSRESITPGARIEAERKLLALERELQEKENENKARNMASRYHKVKFFERQKLHRRIRQLARAVREGNKDKSVRARLYEARIFLHYVMTFPADQRYVALFAEGNSDPVAPSADAPDRAHRNAAEFLSSVRKAVKKGELSAEPEVELEEREAQSRALMAGKKKSAEIKAVKRKRVEEEEEEEGDEDEEGDEEEEDDDDDDDDDDDKDEDSESDGESDDESDDESDDDSDDDTVGSSPIQSPCSPWR is encoded by the exons ATGGCCTTCCAGCAGCGTgggcggggcggcggccgcggccgcggacgtggcgcacggccgcgtgtcgcgccgcgcgacgtggaaAATGCTGTGCCTGGTGTGAACAAGATCAAAGGTGCAATCCGCCAGACAAAGCGCCTCCTGAGCAGG GAATCCATCACGCCGGgtgcgcgcatcgaggcggagcgcaagctgcttgcgctcgagcgcgagctgcaggagaAGGAGAATGAGAACAAGGCGCGGAATATGGCGAGCAGGTACCACAAGGTCAAGTTCTTTG AACGCCAAAAGCTCCACCGCCGCATTCGACAGCTTGCGCGCGCTGTGCGCGAGGGAAACAAGGATAAGAGTGTGCGTGCGCGGTTGTACGAGGCACGCATCTTTTTGCACTATGTCATG ACGTTCCCTGCCGACCAGCGGTACGTTGCCCTGTTTGCCGAGGGCAACTCGGACCCGGTCGCGCCAagcgcagacgcgccgGACCGCGCGCACCGAAACGCGGCCGAGTTTCTGAGCAGTGTGCGCAAGGCCGTCAAGAAAGGCGAGCTGTCGGCTGAGCCGGAGGTCGAATTGGAGGaacgcgaggcgcagtcGCGCGCGCTCATGGCCGGAAAGAAGAAGAGTGCGGAGATCAAGGCGGTGAAGCGCAAGCGTGTggaagaggaagaggaagaggagggGGATGAGGATGAGGAAGGGGatgaggaggaggaggacgacgacgacgacgacgacgatgacgacgacAAAGATGAGGACAGCGAATCCGACGGCGAgtccgacgacgagtccgacgacgagtcCGACGACGACTCTGACGACGATA CcgtcggctcgtcgccAATCCAGTCCCCCTGCTCCCCGTGGCGGTAA
- the DED81 gene encoding asparagine--tRNA ligase (BUSCO:EOG09261CQG; COG:J; EggNog:ENOG503NVRS), whose translation MTDLAAETAAMQVSDKSVHLDETKGSDETGDGSSAKPYATAVAAMLKHGADVPLLAKKAGEDAYEPLSNSGQKKAKKLYDMALKKQKKAEEQAAQEHERAAGEQKKLEESKKVVIEPPADAPNALRIKIGQGIQHRDERIKVSGWVHRLRVQKDLIFLVLRDGTGFLQCVLQGKMTQTYDALTLALESTVELYGVIKALPEGKTAPGNHELVVDYWKCLGKAPSGDEAFTNKISQDADPSLLADNRHLVLRGETASAMLKLRAAVLDAFRAEFKSLGLLEVNTPCLVQTQVEGGSTLFSLDYYGQKAYLTQSSQLYLETCLPSLGDVFCVQESFRAEKSHTRRHLSEYTHVESELAFITFDDLLTHLEQVICGTVDRILANDEARELLLQLNPKFTAPKRPFLRMNYKDAIAYLNEHNILTDEGKPHEIGDDIAEAAERKMTDDLNVPILLHSFPREIKAFYMKRVPGDEQFTESVDVLMPGVGEIVGGSMRMSDREELLAAYKHEGIDPSPYYWYTDQRKYGTCEHGGYGLGLERLLAWLANRWTVRETALYPRWTGRCTP comes from the coding sequence ATGACCGACCTCGCTGCGGAGACGGCCGCGATGCAAGTGTCTGACAAGAGtgtgcacctcgacgagacCAAAggcagcgacgagacgGGCGATGGTTCGTCCGCGAAGCCCTACGCGACCGCCGTCGCTGCGATGCTCAAGCACGGTGCCGATGTGCCGCTCCTCGCGAAGAAAGCCGGCGAGGATGCGTACGAGCCGCTGTCCAACTCGGGCCAGAAGAAGGCCAAGAAGCTGTACGACATGGCCCTGAAGAAGCAGAagaaggccgaggagcaggctgcgcaggagcacgagcgcgcggcgggcgagcAAAAGAAGCTCGAGGAGAGCAAGAAGGTGGTGATTGAGCCGCCGGCGGACGCGCCcaacgcgctgcgcatcaaGATCGGCCAGGGGATCCAGCACCGggacgagcgcatcaaggTTAGCGGCTGGGTGCACCGCCTGCGTGTGCAGAAGGACCTCATTTtcctcgtgctgcgcgacggcacGGGTTTCCTGCAGTGTGTCCTCCAGGGCAAGATGACGCAGACCTACGACGCGCTCACCCTCGCCCTCGAGAGCACCGTCGAGCTGTACGGTGTGATCAAGGCGCTCCCAGAAGGCAAGACGGCGCCGGGCAaccacgagctcgtggtCGACTACTGGAAgtgcctcggcaaggcgccgagcggcgacgaggcgtttACGAACAAGATCTCGCAGGACGCCGACCCCTCGCTCCTGGCCGACAACCGCCACCTCGTGCTGCGTGGCGagacggcctcggcgatgctcaagctgcgcgccgcggtcctcgacgcgttccGCGCCGAGTTCAAgtcgctcggcctgctggAGGTGAACACGCCCTGCCTGGTGCAGACGCAGGTCGAGGGCGGCAGCACCCTCTTTTCGCTGGACTATTACGGCCAGAAGGCGTACCTCACGCAGAGCTCGCAGCTGTACCTCGAGACCTGCCTGCCttcgctcggcgacgtgttCTGTGTCCAGGAGAGCTTCCGCGCGGAGAAGAGccacacgcgccgccaccTCAGCGAGTACACGCACGTCGAGAGCGAGCTTGCGTTTATTACCTTTGACGACCTCCtcacgcacctcgagcaggtgaTCTGCGGCACGGTCGACCGCATCCTCGCcaacgacgaggcgcgcgagctgctcctgcAGCTCAACCCCAAGTTTACTGCGCCCAAGCGTCCGTTCCTGCGCATGAACTACAAGGATGCGATTGCCTACCTGAACGAGCACAACATCCTCACCGACGAGGGCAAGCCGCACGAGATCGGCGACGATATCGCCGaggctgccgagcgcaagatGACCGACGACCTCAACGTGCCGATCCTCCTGCACTCGTTCCCGCGCGAGATCAAGGCGTTCTACAtgaagcgcgtgccgggcgacgAGCAGTTTACCGAgagcgtcgacgtgctcatgccgggcgtcggcgagatCGTCGGTGGCAGCATGAGGATGAGCGATCGCGAGGAGCTCCTCGCTGCGTACAAGCACGAGGGCATCGATCCCTCGCCGTACTACTGGTACACCGACCAGCGCAAGTACGGCACGTGCGAGCACGGCGGGTACGGCTtgggcctcgagcgtctgctGGCGTGGCTGGCTAACCGCTGGACGGTGCGCGAGACGGCGCTGTACCCGCGCTGGACGGgccgctgcacgccgtAG
- the SUB8 gene encoding cerevisin (SECRETED:SignalP(1-20); COG:O; EggNog:ENOG503NUCW; MEROPS:MER0000356), protein MLSLHGALICLMALAPLSLAIPTNVPSFQPGLMNYAAAEVAPLIADATDAIDDHYMVVLKEDVASAAFVQHRERIEGAQGEANVFSGKKNAMRHVFNAEGLMGYAGAFSDDVLAYIRAQPEVAYIEKDSVVKTMMIPQGNEHVRDMPETAAATRFPWENPFAHQTEIGAPWGLARISHRPGLTLGTFNKYVYEAAGGEGVVAYVIDTGINTRHEDFEGRASWGVTIPKGDTDTDSHGHGTHCAGTIGSKTYGVAKKAEIVAVKVLGSGGQGSMSDVTAGVLWAVADAKARTAAVLADPTAAQKHKGFVASMSLGGGKSPTLDRAVDGAVSSGLHFAVAAGNENQDACNVSPAGAKKPVTVGASTIADDRAYFSNWGPCVDIFGPGLNVLSTWNSGPRALNTLSGTSMATPHIAGLMAYLLSIYGSADFAKLAEPTAVPARPSQRAAVRAWAHKALFALHAFLPTTLQPVLDAYLPLDEHAAVSFIDSTLHPKDMKAALGRFASKGVLGGLEHDTVNKLAYNNATTVA, encoded by the coding sequence ATGCTATCGCTTCACGGAGCGCTAATCTGCTTGatggcgcttgcgccgctttCACTTGCTATTCCTACGAATGTGCCCAGTTTCCAACCGGGACTGATGAACTATGCTGCGGCTGAAGTCGCGCCGCTTATCGCCGACGCCACCGACGCAATCGATGACCACTACATGGTCGTGCTCAAGGAGGacgtcgcctcggccgcctttGTGCAGCACCGCGAACGCATCGAGGGTGCGCAAGGAGAGGCGAACGTGTTCTCTGGCAAGAAGAACGCCATGCGCCACGTGTTCAACGCCGAGGGGCTCATGGGCTACGCCGGTGCGTTCTCGGACGACGTCCTTGCGTACATCCGTGCCCAGCCCGAAGTCGCCTACATTGAGAAGGATTCGGTGGTCAAGACGATGATGATCCCGCAGGGCAACGAGCACGTCCGCGACATGCCGGAAacggcggccgccacgCGCTTCCCGTGGGAGAACCCGTTTGCGCACCAGACCGagatcggcgcgccgtgggGGCTGGCGCGTATCTCGCACCGCCCCGGCCTGACCCTCGGCACCTTTAACAAGTACGTGTacgaggcggcgggcggcgaggGCGTCGTTGCGTACGTGATCGACACCGGGATCAACACGCGCCACGAGGACTTTGAGggccgcgcctcgtggGGCGTCACGATCCCCAAGGGCGACACGGACACCGACTCGCACGGCCACGGCACGCACTGTGCGGGGACTATCGGATCGAAGACGTACGGTGTGGCCAAAAAGGCCGAGATCGTCGCCGTCAAAGtgctcggctcgggcggccAAGGCTCCATGTCCGATGTCACCGCCGGTGTGCTGTGGGCGGTGGCCGATGCCAAggcacgcaccgccgcggtccttgccgaccccaccgccgcgcagaaGCACAAGGGCTTTGTCGCGAGCATGTCGCTCGGTGGCGGCAAGTCCccgacgctcgaccgcgccgTGGACGGCGCCGTGAGCTCGGGCCTGCACTTTGCTGTTGCTGCAGGCAACGAGAACCAGGACGCGTGCAATGTGTCGCCTGCCGGTGCCAAGAAGCCCGTCACGGtgggcgcgtcgacgatcgCCGACGATCGTGCCTACTTCTCCAACTGGGGCCCGTGCGTTGACATCTTTGGCCCCGGTCTGAACGTGCTCTCGACGTGGAACTCGGGCCCCCGTGCGCTGAACACGCTCTCCGGCACGTCGATGGCCACGCCGCACATTGCCGGCCTCATGGCCTACCTCTTGTCGATCTACGGCTCGGCCGACTTTGCCAAGCTCGCGGAGCCGACCGCGGTCCCGGCGCGCCCCAGccagcgtgcggcggtgcgtgcgtgGGCGCACAAGGCGCTGTTTGCTCTGCACGCGTTCCTCCCCACGACACTGCagccggtgctcgacgcgtacctgccgctcgacgagcacgccgcggtgTCGTTCATCGACAGCACGCTGCACCCCAAGGACATgaaggcggcgctgggccgCTTTGCGTCCAAGGGCGTGCTGGGCGgtctcgagcacgacaccGTGAACAAGCTCGCGTACAACAATGCGACGACCGTAGCCTAG
- the PKA1 gene encoding cAMP-dependent protein kinase (EggNog:ENOG503NU4K; COG:T) gives MTETQAAAAIPTYGQSTGLAPPVQDAGTSRAASALPVRKLGGRYKLSDFSFLRTLGTGSFGRVHLVRSEHNQRFYAVKVLRKSHVVKMKQVEHANNEHRVLSMVRHPFLVNLWGTFQDPTFLYLVMDFVPGGELFTLLRQSRRFPHQVAKFYISEVALAIDFLHKHNIIYRDLKPENILLGADGHLKLIDFGFAKDTTSTSGVCWTLCGTPDYLAPEVIRARGYNESVDWWSLGVLLFEMLAGYPPFYTEDGNPIKLYEKILAGNVQYPSFFEAGAKDLLRSLLTADLSKRYGNLLHGSRDIFSHMWFAEIDWDCLYRKEIPAPYIPNISVDGDASQFEKYPEVDLAEYARPEAPDEFPGYFPDF, from the coding sequence ATGACCGAGACacaggccgcggccgcgatACCGACATATGGGCAGTCCACTGggctcgcgccgcctgtACAGGATGCTGGTACCTCGCGTGCAGCAAGCGCTCTGCCGGTCCGGAAGCTCGGTGGGCGGTACAAGCTCTCCGACTTTTCCttcctgcgcacgctgggCACCGGCTCGTTTGGGCGAGTGCACCTtgtgcgcagcgagcaTAACCAACGCTTCTATGCCGTGaaggtgctgcgcaagagcCATGTCGTAAAGATGAAGCAGGTGGAGCACGCCAACAacgagcaccgcgtctTGTCGATGGTGCGCCATCCCTTCCTGGTGAACCTGTGGGGCACCTTCCAGGACCCGACGTTCCTCTATCTTGTGATGGACTTTGTGCCTGGTGGCGAGCTCTTTacgctcctgcgccagtCGCGCCGCTTTCCCCACCAGGTCGCCAAATTTTACATCTCGGAAGTGGCACTGGCCATCGACTTCCTTCACAAGCACAACATTATCTACCGTGATCTGAAACCGGAAAACatcctcctcggcgcggacgGGCACCTGAAGCTGATCGACTTTGGCTTTGCAAAGGACACAacgagcacgagcggcgtgtgcTGGACGCTCTGTGGGACGCCCGACTACCTCGCGCCCGAGGTgatccgcgcgcgcgggtACAACGAGAGCGTCGACTGGTGGTCTTTGGGTGTGCTGCTCTTTGAGATGCTCGCGGGCTACCCACCATTCTACACCGAGGACGGCAACCCAATCAAGCTCTACGAAAAGATTCTCGCGGGCAACGTGCAGTACCCCTCATTCTTCGAGGCGGGCGCCAAGGACCTCTTGCGCTCGCTTCTCACTGCAGACCTCTCGAAGCGGTACGGTAACCTGCTGCACGGAAGCCGCGACATCTTTTCGCACATGTGGTTCGCCGAGATCGACTGGGACTGCCTGTACCGCAAAGAGATCCCTGCGCCGTACATCCCCAACATcagcgtcgacggcgatgCGAGCCAGTTTGAAAAGTACCCAGAGGTGGACCTGGCCGAGTACGCACGGCCAGAGGCGCCCGACGAGTTCCCCGGATACTTTCCCGACTTTTGA